The Dehalococcoidia bacterium genome contains a region encoding:
- the pyrE gene encoding orotate phosphoribosyltransferase, with amino-acid sequence MTNSLAQEIMDIAIDRGALAFGEFKLSAGGTSSYYFDGRILSLDPEGSYAVAKALLPIIRESGAQALAGPTLGADPIVSAVSVVSHLEGHPVPGLIVRKETKGHGGQRAIEGPTSGLGKGSPVAVVDDTCTTGSSLFHAIDAVEAAGYKVVKVLSILDRNEGGSAEVRRRGYSYEALLSADAEGKITPR; translated from the coding sequence ATGACCAACTCTCTAGCCCAGGAAATCATGGACATCGCTATCGACAGGGGTGCGCTCGCGTTTGGCGAGTTCAAGCTGTCTGCGGGTGGGACTAGCTCGTACTACTTCGATGGGCGCATCCTGTCGCTTGACCCGGAGGGCAGCTACGCGGTGGCCAAGGCGCTCCTGCCGATCATCAGGGAGTCCGGGGCGCAGGCGCTCGCTGGGCCGACGTTGGGGGCCGACCCGATCGTCTCTGCGGTCTCGGTCGTGAGCCACCTCGAGGGACATCCAGTACCAGGGCTGATTGTCCGTAAGGAGACCAAGGGGCACGGCGGACAGCGCGCCATCGAGGGGCCGACCAGCGGACTCGGCAAGGGCTCGCCTGTCGCGGTTGTCGACGACACGTGTACCACCGGCTCCAGCCTGTTCCACGCGATCGACGCTGTCGAGGCTGCGGGATACAAGGTCGTTAAGGTGCTGTCCATCCTCGACCGCAACGAGGGGGGGAGCGCCGAGGTCAGGCGTCGGGGCTACTCCTACGAGGCGCTGCTGTCGGCTGACGCTGAGGGGAAGATAACGCCTCGATAG
- the acpP gene encoding acyl carrier protein — MASLMERVQEVVAEKLSVDESEVIADASFTEDLNADSLDLVELIMAFEEEFSTDDVTLEISDEDAEGIQTVQQAVDYLLANGIEE, encoded by the coding sequence AGGAAGTAGTCGCTGAGAAGCTCAGCGTGGATGAGTCCGAGGTGATAGCTGACGCTTCGTTTACCGAGGACCTCAACGCGGACTCTCTTGACCTTGTCGAGCTGATCATGGCGTTCGAGGAGGAGTTCTCCACCGACGACGTCACACTGGAGATTTCAGACGAGGACGCAGAGGGCATTCAGACCGTACAGCAGGCGGTCGACTACCTCCTTGCGAACGGGATCGAAGAGTAG
- the aroB gene encoding 3-dehydroquinate synthase: MNDPELAAEVRTSAGDYPLWVGWQIIDEVGERIRRIMDPGVAYIITDEGVYQQARRAQNSLEMSGIAAHLFVMPAGEQNKTLATAQHIYTWLAELKAERGHLILAVGGGVVGDLAGFVAATYLRGLPFAQVPTSLLAMMDAAIGGKTAVDLPQGKNLVGAFYQPKFVLADVSVLQTLPERELRSGWAEAIKHGLIMDDDLLSTFESQTDAIQSLEPEIATDVIRRSMAIKANVVSQDERETLGIRVLLNYGHTIGHGIEAATGYGQYLHGEAVSIGMMGAARIGNGVGLMSDAEVDRQQSILTAYGLPLDAPTVDPASVLEAMRSDKKVASGNIRWVLLEGIGNATTRNDVPTELVEDVLSGLMS; the protein is encoded by the coding sequence ATGAACGATCCTGAACTGGCGGCCGAGGTACGAACGTCGGCAGGAGACTACCCGCTGTGGGTCGGCTGGCAGATCATCGACGAGGTCGGCGAACGCATTCGCCGCATCATGGACCCCGGCGTCGCGTACATCATCACCGACGAGGGTGTGTACCAGCAGGCCAGGCGCGCTCAGAACTCGCTCGAAATGTCCGGCATAGCCGCGCACCTATTCGTGATGCCCGCGGGCGAGCAGAACAAGACCCTCGCGACCGCGCAGCACATCTACACGTGGCTCGCTGAGCTCAAGGCCGAGCGCGGCCACCTGATCCTCGCGGTCGGTGGCGGAGTCGTAGGTGACCTCGCCGGGTTCGTCGCCGCGACTTATTTGCGAGGCCTGCCGTTTGCGCAGGTGCCGACCAGCCTGCTCGCGATGATGGACGCTGCGATCGGCGGCAAGACGGCCGTCGACCTGCCGCAGGGCAAGAACCTCGTCGGCGCGTTCTACCAGCCCAAGTTCGTGCTGGCAGACGTGTCTGTCCTTCAGACGCTGCCCGAGAGGGAGCTGCGGTCCGGCTGGGCAGAGGCCATCAAGCACGGCCTGATAATGGACGACGACCTCCTGTCCACGTTCGAGAGCCAGACCGACGCGATCCAGTCGCTCGAGCCCGAGATTGCCACTGACGTGATCAGGCGCAGCATGGCGATCAAGGCCAACGTAGTGTCGCAGGACGAGCGTGAGACGCTCGGCATCCGGGTGCTGCTTAACTACGGCCACACAATCGGACACGGCATCGAGGCCGCTACCGGCTACGGTCAGTACCTGCATGGCGAGGCTGTCAGCATCGGCATGATGGGAGCGGCCAGGATCGGCAACGGCGTTGGCCTCATGTCCGACGCCGAGGTTGATCGACAGCAGTCGATACTAACGGCCTACGGCCTGCCCCTGGATGCCCCCACTGTTGACCCTGCCAGCGTCCTGGAGGCGATGCGCTCCGACAAGAAGGTCGCGAGCGGCAACATCAGGTGGGTGCTGCTCGAAGGCATCGGCAACGCCACAACTCGTAACGACGTACCTACGGAGCTGGTTGAAGACGTCCTAAGCGGCCTGATGAGCTGA
- a CDS encoding sulfite exporter TauE/SafE family protein, with protein sequence MEEYLSWLIIVLVGVGAGAYGVLVGAGGGFILSPVLLLLAVSDPKDVPGTVLAAIAINGAFVAWTYRKVGIVDYRSGLLFAAAAVPGAVIGALGVKFVSTDILRIAFGVLLVLLAIQLAARPWLLRLFQSDSPRRRFNATVRSRQIRTSDGQEYRYEFNEALATAFNVVLGFISSFFGIGGGFLRTPILVLAFGFPVRVAAASSVFALSIYGTVGAITHAALGHIEIFPLLLLSGVGLVIGGQIGARISGRVRGVWVLGMLIVVVLLLGIRLIWEGMSG encoded by the coding sequence TTGGAGGAGTATCTCAGCTGGCTGATAATCGTCCTCGTGGGCGTCGGCGCCGGGGCGTACGGAGTTCTGGTCGGTGCCGGCGGTGGCTTCATACTGAGTCCTGTCCTCCTCCTGCTGGCGGTCTCTGACCCGAAAGACGTGCCCGGCACGGTCCTCGCAGCGATAGCGATCAACGGCGCCTTTGTGGCGTGGACGTACCGCAAGGTCGGGATCGTCGACTATCGAAGCGGACTGCTCTTCGCAGCCGCCGCCGTCCCAGGCGCGGTGATCGGCGCACTCGGTGTGAAGTTCGTCTCGACCGATATCCTCAGGATTGCGTTCGGCGTGCTTCTTGTGCTGCTTGCGATACAGTTGGCGGCCCGTCCCTGGCTACTACGGCTCTTCCAGTCAGACAGCCCGCGTCGCAGGTTCAATGCCACCGTGCGCAGCAGGCAAATCCGAACCAGCGACGGCCAGGAGTACAGATACGAGTTCAACGAGGCTCTGGCCACCGCGTTCAACGTAGTGCTTGGGTTCATCTCCAGCTTCTTCGGCATCGGAGGCGGGTTCCTGAGAACGCCCATACTGGTGCTTGCGTTCGGCTTCCCGGTCAGGGTAGCCGCGGCGTCATCGGTGTTCGCGCTGTCGATCTACGGCACCGTCGGAGCCATAACACACGCGGCGCTGGGGCACATAGAGATCTTCCCGCTGCTTCTGCTCTCGGGCGTCGGACTCGTAATTGGCGGCCAGATCGGAGCCAGGATCTCCGGCCGCGTGCGCGGAGTCTGGGTACTGGGGATGCTGATCGTCGTAGTGCTGCTGCTGGGCATACGCCTGATCTGGGAGGGCATGTCAGGCTGA
- a CDS encoding shikimate kinase: MSGQSERTLSRDNVFITGFSGTGKTTTGHEVARLLGWKFVDTDDVIVESTGMAIEDIFARYGEDEFRRIERETLASVARAHQQVVSTGGGIIMDERNRAVMDDYGVVVLLEARPETLIARLRKQEADEGDDLIARPMLEADDLTERIYSLKAQRQFNYTRAHWTVHTDFLSPTQAAEEVIRGFNMVRASLPPGALAAPSTGEGRGEGE, encoded by the coding sequence CTGTCTGGACAATCGGAGCGCACGCTGAGCAGAGACAACGTATTCATCACGGGCTTCTCAGGGACCGGCAAGACGACGACCGGGCATGAGGTCGCGCGTCTGCTCGGCTGGAAGTTCGTCGACACCGACGACGTGATCGTCGAATCGACAGGCATGGCCATCGAGGACATCTTCGCCCGGTACGGCGAGGACGAGTTCCGGCGCATCGAGCGCGAGACGCTGGCGTCGGTCGCACGCGCTCACCAGCAGGTGGTCTCCACCGGCGGCGGCATAATTATGGACGAGCGAAACCGCGCCGTGATGGACGACTACGGGGTCGTCGTCCTGCTCGAGGCACGCCCCGAGACGCTTATCGCGCGACTCAGGAAGCAGGAGGCCGATGAGGGGGACGATCTCATCGCCAGGCCCATGCTCGAGGCTGACGATCTCACCGAGCGCATCTATTCCTTGAAGGCCCAGCGACAGTTCAACTATACTCGCGCCCATTGGACGGTGCATACGGACTTCCTCTCGCCCACCCAGGCTGCTGAGGAGGTCATTCGGGGATTCAACATGGTCAGGGCCTCCCTCCCACCGGGGGCGCTTGCGGCTCCCTCAACAGGAGAGGGCAGAGGCGAGGGTGAGTAG